From Penaeus vannamei isolate JL-2024 chromosome 12, ASM4276789v1, whole genome shotgun sequence, the proteins below share one genomic window:
- the Mi-2 gene encoding chromodomain-helicase-DNA-binding protein Mi-2 homolog isoform X9: MPSDVEETEYREEEEEQGEGEEEEQDQGDSNEEEQDEEWGGGKRKRKKSKKRKSSRGERGRKKRKKKDESESEGEYEEEGGRVDSDNQEETPKGRGRGKGRGRPPATPTATVPESNNFTGGGDQMPTVAEVCESFGLNDVELEYTDSDFQNLTTYKLFQQHVRPLLAKENPRVPVSKLMMLVAAKWREFTARNQQQEEEEEDEIVEEEEEEEPEPAPVQITPKGRGRPRKAKVDEEVEEDFDDDSEGVGKKKRGRKRTATAEGKNKKGGKVPTLKIKLGKRKKDTSVSLGHTKGLNKNNEPVLQESQKEDESSQDSDAEFEQMLAEAEDMNKAEDEAEQQNAPKKKAKTKIGNKNKRKKRMKAKDEDGYETDHQDYCEVCQQGGEIILCDTCPKAYHLVCLEPELEEAPEGKWSCPTCESEGVKEEDEHMEYCKVCKDGGELLCCDSCVNAYHTYCLSPPLFEVPEGEWTCQRCACEPLPGKVQKILFWRYVDPPKPPENWKEIVGDKWEKYQFKQLREFLVKWVDMSYWHCSWISELMLDVHHPQMLRSYFKKFDPDEPPVPGMDDDDEVGSQRRGKSIDPNSLEERYYKYGIKSTWLKIHRVLNHRSLRDGTIQYLVKWRDLPYDQATWEDEDEEIIGLKTAIEFYHDLRAACNADAVGKSKKGKKKGKARARELGEEDREPSSPRRYTPPPDKPVTNLSKKWEKQPDYLDMTGLSLHEYQLEGVNWLRYSWGQGTDTILADEMGLGKTIQTIAFLYSLYKEGHSKGPFLVAVPLSTIINWEREFEMWAPDFYVVTYVGDRESRSMIREHELSFEEGAVRSASKATRIRTTNVKFNVLLTSYEMISMDQACLGSLEWACLVVDEAHRLKSNQSKFFRVLNQYNIVYRLLLTGTPLQNNLEELFHLLNFLCPEKFSDLSSFQNEFEDIAKEDQIKKLHDLLGPHMLRRLKTDVLKNMPTKSEFIIRVELSPLQKKYYKYILTRNFEALNSRGGGQQVSLLNIVMDLKKCCNHPYLFPAAAEEAPKLPNGMYVSRDLVKASGKFILLESMLEKLKRDGHRVLIFSQMTRMLDVLEDFCEGMGYKYERIDGGITGQARQEAIDRFNAPGAQQFIFLLSTRAGGLGINLATADTVIIYDSDWNPHNDIQAFSRAHRIGQANKVMIYRFVTRNSVEERVTQVAKRKMMLTHLVVRPGMGSKATNFSKQELDDILRFGTEELFKEEEGKEDEAIHYDNQAIEELLDRTKEGIEQKENWANEYLSSFKVASYVTKEGEEEEMEDVEVLKQEADNTDSLYWERLLRHHFEQQQEDLARTLGKGKRVRKQVNYNDAADGREDLSWQEQGSDYNSDFSMPSDNDNDDEFDEKNETEGGRRSRRRGDRGDRDRPLPPLLARVGGNIEVLGFNARQRKAFLNAVMRYGMPPQEAFNSQWLVRDLRGKSEKCFRAYTSLFMRHLCEPGNDNAETFADGVPREGLSRQHVLTRIGVMSLIRKKISEFETINGHYSMPEALNRPVEPAVVDGGKSNGTSASGTPATSVTPSPAPSVKGESEDKEEDKKEEAKKEEDKKTEDKEKKDEKETEKEEEKKEEKVEKKEEEKTEGEKEKKEEPAETPEVKAEEEEKKETEQTEKTEKPEEEKKEEPEKMEVEETKKEEEKKEEVKMETEEKEQKEGEQKTEEKEEAEVKTEKVEKTEDDKETEKKEEVKKEEEEKEEEKDKEKEKEKEGDKDKEKDKDKKEEDDKKDSKKKDVDSVAKRKFMFNIADGGFTELHTLWQNEEKAAVPGREYEIWHRRHDYWLLAGIVTHGYGRWQDIQNDVRFAIINEPFKMDVGKGNFLEIKNKFLARRFKQLLEQALVIEEQLRRAAFLNLQQDPHHPACTLNARFAEVECLAESHQHLSKESLAGNKPANAVLNKVLNQLEELLSDMKSDVTRLPASLARIPPVAQRLQMSERSILSRLASGAGNVDKSAQGAGEGQISTTFPGGFTPTGALPTLGNANFANFRPQYSLPGAATGPGVPSVQVSSLQSLGASLHMLAASNPLLDPHLSMQQPPTSHSGAISAATRASLLLHQQQQQQLQQHSGDTKNLIYLD, translated from the exons ATGCCCTCGGACGTGGAGGAAACGGAGTACAGAG aggaggaggaggagcaaggggaaggggaggaagaagaacaagatcaAGGTGATTcaaatgaagaagaacaagatgaagagtggggtggaggaaagcggaaacgaaagaaaagtaaaaagagaaaatcgTCACGTGGTGAGCGAGGgcggaaaaaacgaaagaagaaagatgagagtgagagt GAAGGTGAATATGAAGAAGAGGGTGGTCGTGTTGACTCAGACAATCAAGAAGAGACCCCGAAAGGAAGGGGGCGTGGAAAGGGACGTGGGAGACCTCCTGCAACTCCCACAGCAACAGTACCAGAATCAA ATAATTTCACAGGTGGAGGAGATCAGATGCCAACTGTTGCTGAGGTGTGTGAAAGCTTTGGTCTGAATGATGTCGAATTGGAGTACACTGATTCAGACTTTCAGAATTTGACAACTTACAAGTTGTTCCAGCAACATGTGCGTCCACTTCTGGCTAAGGAAAATCCAAGG GTACCAGTGTCAAAGTTGATGATGTTGGTAGCTGCAAAGTGGCGTGAATTCACGGCTCGCAAtcagcagcaggaagaggaggaggaagatgaaattgtagaagaggaggaagaagaggaaccagAACCAGCACCGGTACAA ATAACACCCAAGGGTCGAGGACGCCCTAGAAAAGCCAAGGTAGATGAAGAAGTTGAGgaagattttgatgatgatagtgagggcGTGGGTAAGAAGAAACGTGGCCGAAAACGCACTGCTACAGctgaaggaaaaaacaaaaagggtGGAAAAGTTCCAACTTTGAAGATTAagttagggaagaggaagaaggacaccTCGGTGAGTCTG GGCCACACCAAAGGACTGAACAAAAACAATGAGCCGGTCCTGCAGGAGTCCCAGAAA GAGGATGAGTCAAGCCAAGACAGTGATGCAGAGTTTGAGCAAATGTTAGCTGAGGCAGAGGACATGAATAAGGCTGAAGATGAGGCAGAACAGCAAAATGCGCCCAAAAAGAAAGCCAAAACCAAGATTGGCAACAAAAATAAGCGTAAAAAACGTATGAAGGCAAAGGATGAGGATGGATATGAAACAGATCAtcaa GATTACTGCGAGGTATGTCAGCAGGGTGGTGAGATCATCCTTTGTGACACTTGTCCTAAGGCTTACCATCTGGTGTGTCTTGAACCAGAATTGGAAGAGGCTCCTGAGGGCAAGTGGTCATGCCCCACTTGTGAGTCAGAGGGAGTCAAGGAAGAAGATGAACATATGGAGTACTGTAAAGTTTGTAAG GATGGTGGTGAACTTCTTTGCTGTGATTCATGTGTGAATGCCTACCATACATATTGTTTGTCACCACCTTTGTTTGAAGTACCTGAAGGAGAATGGACCTGTCAGCGCTGTGCTTGTGAACCTTTGCCAGGAAAAGTCCAGAAGATCCTATTCTGGAG ATATGTTGACCCTCCAAAGCCACCAGAGAATTGGAAGGAGATTGTTGGAGACAAATGGGAAAAATATCAGTTCAAACAGCTGCGAGAGTTTTTGGTGAAGTGGGTTGATATGTCATACTGGCACTGCTCTTGGATTTCTGAACTCATGTTGGATGTACATCATCCTCAG atGTTGCGCTCATACTTCAAAAAGTTTGATCCAGATGAGCCACCTGTACCTGGTATGGATGACGACGATGAAGTAGGGTCACAAAGACGTGGCAAAAGCATTGATCCAAACTCCTTGGAAGAAAG ATATTACAAATATGGAATTAAGTCCACCTGGTTGAAAATCCATCGTGTGTTGAACCATCGTTCTTTGCGGGATGGAACCATACAGTATCTTGTGAAATGGCGAGACTTACCCTATGACCAAGCTACatgggaagatgaggatgaagagattATTGGCTTAAAAACTGCAATTGAGTTTTATCATGATCTGAGAGCAGCATGTAATGCTGATGCTG ttggtaagagtaagaaaggaaagaagaaaggcaagGCAAGGGCACGAGAATTGGGAGAAGAAGATCGTGAGCCTTCTTCACCCCGGCGATACACTCCTCCACCTGATAAACCAGTAACGAACCTCAGTAAGAAGTGGGAGAAGCAGCCAGACTACCTGGATATGACTGGGCTCTCACTTCACGAGTATCAGCTTGAGGGTGTTAATTGGTTACG ATATTCTTGGGGTCAGGGAACAGACACCATCTTGGCTGATGAGATGGGTCTTGGAAAGACAATTCAGACCATTGCATTTTTGTATTCACTCTACAAAGAAGGACACTCTAAAGGTCCCTTCCTTGTAGCTGTCCCACTCTCCACCATCATTAATTGGGAAAGAGAGTTTGAGATGTGGGCCCCAGACTTCTATGTTGTTACATATGTAGGTGACAGAGAATCACGATCTATGATTCGTGAGCATGAATTGTCATTTGAGGAAGGAGCAGTGCGAAGTGCATCAAAAGCCACACGTATCCGTACAACAAATGTAAAATTCAATGTACTTCTAACCTCCTATGAGATGATATCTATGGATCAAGCTTGCCTAGGATCATTAGAGTGGGCATGCTTGGTTGTAGATGAAGCTCACAGATTGAAGAGTAACCAGTCTAAG TTCTTCCGTGTGCTGAACCAGTACAACATCGTTTATCGTCTGCTTTTAACTGGAACCCCACTTCAAAACAACCTGGAGGAACTTTTCCATTTACTCAACTTCTTGTGTCCTGAAAAATTCTCTGATCTATCATCCTTCCAAAATGAATTTGAAGATATTGCAAAAGAAGATCAGATTAAAAAACTGCACGATTTGCTTGGACCTCACATGTTGAGAAGATTGAAGACTGATGTACTCAAG AACATGCCAACCAAGTCAGAGTTCATCATTCGTGTGGAGTTATCACCACTGCAGAAGAAATACTACAAATACATTCTTACCCGTAATTTTGAAGCCCTTAACTCAAGAGGAGGAGGCCAGCAG gtttcttTGCTCAACATTGTCATGGATCTGAAGAAGTGTTGCAACCATCCATACCTCTTCCCAGCAGCAGCAGAGGAGGCCCCAAAGCTGCCAAATGGAATGTATGTAAGCAGAGACCTTGTGAAGGCCAGTGGCAAGTTCATTCTCCTGGAGAGTATGTTGGAGAAGCTCAAACGTGATGGCCATCG tgTGTTGATTTTCTCCCAGATGACAAGGATGTTAGATGTTTTGGAAGACTTCTGTGAGGGCATGGGTTACAAATATGAAAGAATTGATGGTGGCATCACTGGTCAAGCTCGTCAAGAAGCCATTGATAG ATTCAATGCTCCAGGTGCCCAgcagtttattttcttattgtctaCTCGTGCTGGTGGTTTAGGTATCAACTTGGCCACTGCAGATACTGTCATCATCTATGATTCTGATTGGAATCCACATAACGATATTCAAGCTTTCTCCAGAGCTCATCGTATTGGTCAGGCAAATAAG GTGATGATTTACCGGTTTGTGACTCGTAACTCTGTTGAAGAAAGAGTCACACAGGTTGCTAAGAGAAAGATGATGTTGACTCACTTGGTTGTCCGTCCTGGAATGGGATCAAAAGCCACAAACTTCTCCAAACAAGAATTGGATGATATCTTGAG GTTTGGTACAGAAGAACTTTTCAAagaagaggaaggcaaagaggatGAAGCTATCCATTATGATAACCAGGCTATTGAGGAACTCCTTGACCGTACAAAGGAGGGTATTGAACAGAAGGAGAACTGGGCTAATGAGTATCTCAGCTCTTTCAAGGTTGCTTCATATGTTaccaaagaaggggaagag gaggaaatggaagatgtTGAGGTTTTGAAGCAAGAAGCAGATAATACAGATTCCCTTTACTGGGAACGACTTTTGCGCCATCACTTCGAACAACAACAGGAAGATCTGGCAAGAACTCTTGGAAAGGGTAAACGAGTCAGGAAACAG GTGAACTACAACGATGCAGCAGATGGTAGAGAAGATCTTAGCTGGCAAGAACAGGGATCAGACTACAACTCTGACTTCTCCATGCcatctgacaatgataatgatgatgaatttgatgaaaagaatgaaa CTGAAGGAGGCCGTAGATCACGCCGTCGTGGTGACAGAGGTGACCGTGATCGTCCATTGCCGCCACTTCTTGCCCGAGTTGGAGGAAATATTGAA GTTCTGGGATTCAATGCCAGACAACGCAAGGCTTTCCTCAATGCAGTTATGCGTTATGGAATGCCTCCTCAAGAAGCTTTCAACTCTCAATG GTTGGTACGAGACCTCCGAGGCAAGAGTGAGAAGTGCTTCAGAGCATACACATCTCTCTTCATGCGCCATTTGTGTGAGCCTGGTAATGACAATGCTGAAACATTTGCTGATGGAGTGCCTCGTGAAGGATTAAGCAGACAACACGTTCTCACCAGAATTGGAGTGATGTCACTCATTCGCAAAAAG atttcAGAGTTCGAGACAATCAATGGCCATTACTCAATGCCAGAAGCTCTAAATAGGCCTGTTGAGCCAGCAGTAGTAGATGGTGGCAAGAGCAATGGTACTTCTGCTTCTG GCACACCAGCAACAAGTGTAACTCCATCTCCTGCACCATCTGTGAAGGGAGAAtcagaagacaaggaagaggacaaaaaggaagaagctaagaaagaagaagacaagaagaccgaagataaagaaaagaaggatgaaaaggagacagaaaaggaagaagaaaagaaggaagagaaggtagagaagaaggaggaagagaagacggaaggagaaaaagaaaag AAGGAGGAACCTGCTGAAACACCAGAAgtaaaggcagaggaagaagaaaagaaagaaacagaacaaacTGAGAAGACTGAGAAGcctgaagaggagaagaaagaggagccaGAGAAGATGGAAGTAGAAGAGaccaagaaggaagaagagaagaaagaggaagtgaaaatggaaactgaagaaaaagaacagaaggaaggagaacaaaagactgaagaaaaggaagag GCTGAGGTCAAGACTGAAAAGGTTGAAAAGACAGAGGATGATAAGGAgactgaaaagaaggaagaagtcaagaaagaagaggaagagaaggaggaggagaaagacaaagagaaagaaaaggagaaggaaggagataaagacaaagaaaaggacaaagataagaaggaggaggatgataagaaGGATTCCAAGAAGAAGGATGTGGATTCCGTGGCAAAGAGAAAGTTCATGTTCAATATTGCTGACGGTGGATTCACTGAGCTGCACACACTGTGGCAAAATGAGGAGAAGGCAGCTGTTCCTGGCCGCGAGTATGAGATTTGGCACCGCAG GCATGATTATTGGCTGCTTGCTGGCATTGTTACCCATGGGTATGGAAGGTGGCAAGACATCCAGAATGATGTCAGGTTTGCCATCATCAATGAGCCATTCAAGATGGATGTGGGCAAGGGTAATTTCTTGGAAATTAAAAACAAATTCCTTGCCAGAAGGTTCAAG CAGCTGTTAGAGCAAGCACTGGTCATTGAGGAACAGCTGCGTCGTGCAGCATTCCTTAACTTACAACAGGATCCCCATCATCCTGCTTGCACCTTGAATGCTCGTTTCGCTGAAGTGGAATGTCTGGCCGAATCACACCAGCACCTCAGCAAGGAGTCCCTGGCTGGAAATAAGCCAGCTAATGCAGTGCTAAATAAG GTGCTGAACCAGCTTGAGGAGCTGCTGTCAGACATGAAATCTGATGTCACACGGTTACCTGCTTCCCTTGCCCGTATTCCCCCTGTGGCCCAGCGTCTCCAAATGTCTGAGCGTTCTATCCTATCTCGCCTGGCCTCAGGCGCGGGTAATGTGGACAAAAGCGCTCAAGGAGCAGGTGAGG